The Pelomicrobium methylotrophicum nucleotide sequence GCCGCTCCACGACCCGGCGCACTCCCAGCCATCCCGCCAGCGCCACACCCGCCGTTCCCGCCACAATGCCGACGATCCATGGCGCGCCGTTGGTCTGAAAGGGAACGTTGAGCACTCGCGCCGATACCGCCCAGCCCACGGCGGTGGCACCGAACGCCGCCACCAGGCCAGCGAGCAGCCCGATCACGGCGAACTCCACCATATGCACCGCCCGCAACTGGGCTGCCCGCGCACCGAGCGTGCGCATGATGGCCGCATCCACAAGCCGCTCGTCGCGCGTCGCCGCGATGGCGGCGTAGAGCACGAGCACCCCCGCCGCCAGGGTGAACAGGAACACAAATTCCACGGCCCGGATCACCTGGTCCATCATGGCCTGCACCTGGGCGAGCACCGCCGCCACGTCGATGACCAGCAGGTTCGGAAAGCGCTTCACCAGCGAGTTCATGATTTCCTCCCGCTCGCGGGGGAGATGAAAGCTCGCCACATCGCTGGCAGGATACGCTTCCAGGACGCCGGGCGGCATCACTACGAAGAAGTTGACCCGGAACGAATCCCACTCCACGGTCCGAAGGCTCGTGACAGGGCCGGAAAGCGTAACACCCGCGATGTCGTAGGTCAGCGTGTCGCCCAATCGGATCCCCAACGTCCTCGCGATACCCTGCTCCACCGAAAACGCCGTGCGCCCCCGGTCCTCGGGCCGCCACCACCGCCCCGCCACGATCCGGTTATCGCTCTGGGGCGTTTCTGCCCAGGATAGGTTGAATTCCCGGTCGACGAGGCGCTTGGCCCGCTCGTCCGCGTAATCGGCCGAAGAAACCTGCCGGCCGTTGATCGCTATGAGGCGGGCCCGGACCATGGGATAGGTTTTGGGAGCCGGGATGCCCTGCGCCTCGAAAAAGCGCTGGAGAGCTTCCCGCTGGTCCGGCTGGATGTTCACCAGGAACCGGTTCGGCGCATCCGGCGGCAAGCTGGCCCGCCAGCTCTGGATCAGGTCGCCGCGCACGAGCGTGAGCAGGAGCATGGCCATGAGCCCCATCGACAAGGCAGCCACTTGGACAGCGGTGCTCAACGGCCGGCGTCGAAGATTGGCGAGCCCCATGCGCCAAGCGCGGCTCGCGCCCGCAGAGAGCCGAGCGAGCCCACGGACCACGAGCCACGACAACATGCCCGAGGCGAGCAATCCGGCCACTGCGCCCAGGAGCACGATGCGCCCCAACCGAAGGTCGCCGGCCTCCCAGAAGATGAGCGCAGCGATGGCCAGAATGCCCAGCGCGTAGCCGATGACCCCGGCGCTTCCGGGCACGCCCAATTCCCTCCGCAGCACGCGCAGGGTCGGCACCCGCGCGAGGGCCGCCAGGGGCGGCATCGCGAACCCCAGCAGCAGGACGAATCCCGCGACGTAGCCTTGGGCCAGGGGGGTAAGCCCTGGAAGCGGCAGCTCGCCGCCCACAAGTGGCGCCAGAAGCCGAACAAGTCCCGCTTGCGCCGCCCAACCCACCGCCGATCCGAGCGTGCTGGTGGCAATTCCGAGCGCCAGAAACACCCCGGCGTAGAGCCTCAAGATGGACCCTTGGCTCGCCCCCAGGCAACGCATCACCGCACAAGCGTCGAAGTGCCGCTGCAGGTATCGGCGTGCGGCGAGGGCGACCGCCACCGCCGCGAGGATCACGGCAGCGAGCGACGACAGCGCCAGGAACCGCTCTGCCCGCTCTAGCGCCGAGCGAATCTCCGGACGGGCATCGCGGATGCTTTCCACTTTCTGACCGGGCCCGACGGCCCGGGTCGCGAATGCGCGGAAGGCTTCTACGGCGGCCGGGGCGCCGGCCACGAGAAGCCGGTAGCCGATGCGGCTGCCGGGCTGGACGAGCCCCGTGCTGGACAGATCCTCCAGGTTCAGGATCACGCGGGGCCCCAGGCTGAGAAAGCCCACCACGCTTTCGGGTGCCTGATCGATCACGCCGGCGATCGTGAAGGTCCGCTCCCCGAGGCCAAGCCGCTCTCCCACCCCGACGCCAAGGCGCGAAAGTACGCGCTCATCGACCCACACCGTCCCCGGTGGCGGTGCGCTCCTGGGCGTCGAAGCGTTTCGCGCGCCGTCGGCCACCCGCAGCTCGCCGCGCAAGGGATAACCCTGCTCCACGGCCCGCACGTCCACGAGCAGGCTGCGGCTGTCGGCAAAAGCCATGCTGGGAAACTTGACGAGCTCCGCCTGCGCGAGCCCCAGCGCACGAGCCTGATCGCGGAAGCTGCCGGGAAGGGGCCGATCCCCCGCCACCACCAGGTCCGCGCCCAACAGTTGATTGGCCTGCACCTCCAAGGCCGCCCGGACCCGATCGTTGAAGAACGCCACCGTGGTCACGCTGGCCACGCCGATCACCAGCGCCGACGCCAGTACCCGCAGCTCGCCGGCGCGGATATCGCGTCGCAGTAAACGGAGCGCGAGCAGCAACTCCTGGAACAGGGTCACGGGCGGGCCTCGCCGTTTCCGAGCAAGCGACCCCCGCTCAGCTGCAGCCGGCGATGACAGCGCTCCGACACAGCGGGATCATGGGTCACCAGCACCAGCGTGGTGCCCTGCTCCCGGTTGAGCTCGAACATGAGCGTGATGATCTCCTCGCCGGTAGCCGGGTCCAGGTTCCCCGTCGGCTCGTCGGCGAGCAGCAGGCGGGGCGCCGCAGCGAACGCGCGGGCCAGCGCCACCCGCTGCTGCTCGCCACCCGAGAGCTGCTTGGGATAGTGGTGGATGCGCTCCGCCAGTCCCACCCGCTCAAGAAGCGACAGCGCGGTCTCGCGGGCGTGGCGGTTTCCCGCCAGCTCCATCGGCAGCATCACGTTTTCCAGCGCGGTCATCGCCGACAGGAGATGAAAGGACTGAAACACGAAGCCGATCCTGTCCCGTCGCAGCGCCGCCCGCCCATCCTCGTCCAACGAGAACACATCGATGCCGTCGATGTACACGCGCCCTCGGGTGGGAACGTCGAGCCCCGCCAGCAATCCCAGCAGCGTGGTTTTGCCCGACCCCGAAGCGCCTACCACCGCGACGGCTTCGCCCGACTCGACCTCGAAGCTCACATCGCTCAAAATGGCCAGCGTCCGCGGCCCGATGTGGACCTGCTTGCTTAAGCCGCAGGCGCGCAGCAACACTTTATCGCCCTGGCGCATGTTGAAGAAACTGGTTTTGGTGACCTGGCTGCTGGCCTCCGCCAGCGCCTTCGCCGCGCCCGTCATCGTGGTGCTCGGCGACAGCCTGTCCTCAGGCTACGGGCTTCCGACCGGCAGCGGCTGGGTGACCCTTCTCGAAGCGCGCCTGCGCCACCACGGGTATCCCCATGCGGTGGTCAACGCCAGCGTCAGCGGGGAGACCTCCCTCGGGGGACGAAACCGGATCGCCGCGGTGCTGGAGCGCCACCATCCCGATATTGTAATCGTGGCACTCGGCGGAAACGACGGCTTGCGGGGCCTGCCTCCGGAAACCACCCGCGCAAACCTCGCCGCCATCATCGAAGCGGCGCACAGACGCAACGCGCAGGTCGTGCTCGTCGGCATGCGATTACCACCGAACTACGGCAAAGCCTACACGGAAAAGTTCCAAGCCATCTTTCCCGAACTGAGCCGGCGGTACAAAGTGCCCCTGGTGCCGTTCCTCCTGGAAGGCTTCGGCGAGCGTCGGGATTTTTTCCAGCCTGACGGGATCCACCCGACCGCGGCCGCCCAGCCCCTCATGCTCGACAACGTGTGGCCGGCTCTTAAGCCGCTCCTGGCGGCGAATCCCTCGTCCAGCCGCGCCGGCGGCAGGGCTCCCTGAGGGGGCCCTATCAGAAACATCGACAAAGCAGCCTAGAGACTCTAACCGAAGGCGGTTTGTCCGGGCCCGCGATTCGTGCGGGATCGGGCCTAGTCACCGGGAAAAAGGCCGGCATGCTATGATCGGCCCGGGTGTTGCGCCCCTGCCGCTCGAAATGCCAACGGGAACCACTGCCCCACCCTCCCTCGAGTACGTCGGCAAATACAGGATCATCCGCGAGCTCGGCCGCGGATCCACCTGCCGTGTCTATCTCGCCCAGGATCCGTTCAACGACAGGGAGGTGGCCATTAAAGTCATCTTTCCCCACGGCCAGGGGGGTACGCGCGAGAACAAGCGCTTCATGCGGGCGTTCATGAGCGAAGCCGCCCTCGCCGGGCGGCTCAAGCATCCCCACATCGCCGCCATCTACGACGCCGCGATGGAGGAGAGCTACAGCTATCTCGTGATGGAGTACGTGCCGGGCGGCACGTTGCAGCAGTTCTGCGACCCGGCGCACCTCCTGCCCGTGGAACAGGTGGTAGAGATTATCTTCAAGTGCTGCCGAGCGCTCGACTATGCCATGCGCCAGGGCGTCATCCATCGGGACGTGAAGCCGGGCAATATCCTGGTCACCCAGGGAACCGAGATCAAGATCAGCGACTTTGGGACCGCGTTCCTCCAAATCGCCGACCATACCCAGCTCACCGGCGTCGGTTCGCCCGCCTACATGTCCCCCGAGCAGATCCAGGAAAAGGAGCTGACTCACCAGACCGATATCTATTCCCTGGGCGTGGTGATGTACCGGCTGCTGACGGGCCGTCTGCCCTACGAATCGCGGCATACCGACAAGCTCCTGGACGAGATCCTGCACGTGGACCCGCCCCCGCCGAGCACCCACCGGCCGGCGATCCCCGCGGCCCTCGACCGCATCGTCATGCGGGCGATGCGTAAGGAGGTCCACGAACGTTACGCCACGTGGCTCGAGTTTGCGAAAGACCTGGCTGCGGTCTTCAGCCAGCTCCATGGGCCAGGGCATGCCGCCGCGGACATGGAGAAGTTCAGCGCACTCAAACAACTGCCCTTCTTCGAGCGGTTCGAAGACTCGCAGATCTGGGAAGTCCTCGGCATGGCCACCTGGACGAGGATCGCCAAGAACGCCGTGATCGTGCAAGAGGGTACGGTGGGTGAATCCTGCTTCATCCTGGTCGAAGGCGAAGTGCAGGTCTCACGCAGTAGCACCGAGCTCACTCGGCTCGGGCCGGGAGACTGTTTCGGCCTGGTGCTTTACTTCGAAGAGCGCTCCCGGGCGCGAACCACCACCGTCACCGCCCTGACCGACTGTTCCCTGCTGGAGCTGCCGGCCGCCGCCCTCAACAGGGCCTCGGAGGCCTGCCAGGCCCAGCTCAACAAGGCGTTCCTGCGCCTGCTGGTCAACCGTCTGGAGCGGCCAAGCAAGCCGTAGGCGCCCCCACCCCCGGCCCCGCCGACCCTCCCCCATCGCGCGGCGGCTGGGCGCTTTATACGAACCCCTTGCATCCTCTGCCAGGATTGGCATTTCCATGCTGGCGGCATAGGAACGGACACCCGTGAGGCTGTACGGCGCTTGCCCGCACCCCCTCCGATTCCGCTAGAGTTTGCAAATCCTTTTTGCCACAATCGGATCGCGCTTAAAATTCAGGTCAATTTCGAGTTGGGCGGGTCTGCGGCCCTACGACTCCTGCAGGAAAAATCCCAACAAAACAAGGTCCTGCCTGGTTTATGCCGACAGCCGCCGCCACCGAGGGCCCAAGGTTGGAGGGGAGCCAACACGCCATGCGCCGCGGAATCTGCAAAAAGGATTCCATTCGGGTCACGCCCCAACCCCAGGCTCGCCGGGAAAGGGACTTCGTGCCCGCCTTCCTGTGCACCCGCCCATCGCCCGACGGCCATCACCGCCATCAGGCGCTCGGGCGGCATTTCGCGGGGAGACCCTGATGACCATCGCCCCCGACCTCGGTGGCGTCAAGGTGATGGTGATCGACGACAGCAACACCATCCGTCGCAGCGCCGAGCTGTTTTTGAGCCAGGCCGGCTGCCAAGTGATCCTCGCCGAGGACGGGTTCTCTGCCCTCACCAAAATCACCGAGCACCATCCGGATGTCATCTTCATCGACATCATGATGCCGCGGCTCGATGGCTATCAGGCCTGCGCCCTGATCAAGCGCAACCCCAGGTTCCGCTCCATCCCCGTCATCATGCTCTCGAGCAAGGACGGGGTGTTCGACCGGGCCCGGGGCCGCATGGTCGGATCGGATGAATACCTGACTAAACCCTTTACGCGTGAGGACCTGGTCAATGCGGTCCGGGCCCACGTGAGAAGGAGCGGTCCAATCAAGGAGATACCCCATGGCGATCAAAAAAGTTCTTGTGGTTGAAGACTCGGCGACCGACCGGCAGGCGCTGTCGGAAATGCTGAAGAAGAACGGCTTCGAGGTTTACACCGCCGAGAACGGCGAAGAAGCGGTCACGAAGGCCGACCAGCTCAAGCCTGATTTGATCCTGATGGACATCATCATGCCCGGTACCAACGGCTTCCAGGCCACCCGCGTCATTACCCGCAACGATGCCACCAAGCATATCCCCGTGATCATCATCAGCAGCAAGGGTCAGGAGACGGATAAGATCTGGGGGATGCGCCAGGGAGCGCGCGACTACATCGTAAAACCCGTCCAGGAAGCGGAACTGCTGCGCAAGATCTCCGCTCTCGCCTAGAACGATCCAAGACCGGAGCATGCGCCGATGGAGACCGGGCTCGGAAGCCTGAAGGAATACCAAGAGCACCTGCTGGCGCGCATTCGCGACTCCGCGGCGAACGGCGCGGCGACCTCCTATCTGGGCATGGTCGTGGCGGAGGAGCGCTGGGCCGTGAGGCTCACTGACGTGAGCGAAGTGATCCCTGTGCCCACCCTGCATACCGTCCCGCTGACCCAGAGTTGGTTTCTCGGCATCACCAATATCCGCGGCAGTTTGTACGCTGTTGCCGATATCGCCGCGCTGATCGGCCGCGGGCATGCGCCGCTCAATGCCGACACGCGGCTCGTGCTGATCCACCCCAGGTTCCGCGTCAATGCCGGGTTCATCATCACGCGCACGCTCGGGTTGCGCAACATTCCGCTACCGTCCCAGCCGCCAGAAAAAGAAGAGGTCTCGTGGATCACGGCCGAATACCACGAACCGGACGGCAAGGTTTGGAAAGAGCTGGATATTCGACGCTTGGTGTCCGATCCGCGCTTCCTGGACATCGCTTCGCCCCGGCTCACTGCGGCTGGATAACAAAGACACGCTGGATCCCAAGTTGGAGGAAGCCCATGGCATCGGTCGCATCGGAGCTCAAGATCTCCACCCCGTCCGCTGACGCCGAGTCAGCCCCGTCGAGCGAGCAAGCTGCAAGAGGTGCGGGAAGCCAGGCGAGCAGCCTCGCCACCCTCATCGAGAGGTTGACCAGCGGAGCCGAAGGCGAGCTGCCGCGAGGTCTGCCGCTGCTGCGCCGCTTCAGTTTCCAGCACCAGATGTTGCTGCTGGGCGTCCTGGTTCTTCTGTTCCTCGCGCTCACCGTCACCACGTTCGGTTTCGTCATCTGGGAGGCGCGCATCAATCGTACCCAGACCGCCGTCTCGACCGAGATGCAGATGTGGTCGCAGCGGGCAGCCATCCTCGCCGAACAGTCCGCTCGCGGAAATGCAGACGCTTTTGCCCAGCTCGCCAAAGGCGTGGCCACCTTCTCCGCCGACCTGGAAGCGTTGCGTGCCGGGGGCGACACGCACGGCACCTCGTTGCCGAAAGCGTCACCCGAGGTGCTGCCGCTGCTGGATGAAGTGTCCGCGCGCTGGGAGCCCATCGCGGAGGACGTGGGCTTCATCCTCTCGCAACAGCGGGGATTGGTCACGCTGAAGCAGAGCGAGGACTTCATCCGCCAGGCAGGTCCCCAGCTCAAAAGCCTGTCGCAGCAATTGGGCGTGGTCGCGATGGAGCGGCGCGAGGATCCACGGTCAGTCGCGATGGCGCGGCAGCTCTACTACGACGTCGTGAACTTCGATTTCCTCGAGGCCAACAGCCAGATCTCCACCGACGAGCCCGATCGCCAGGTGGCGCTTAATCTCGCGCATAACGTCAAGGCGTTTGAGACGCTCGTCGAGGGTCTAGCCAGCGGTAGCGCGGAGCTCGGCCTGGCGCCGCTCAAGCACCCCGATTCCCAGCGCATCGCCACCTCCCTTCTCGAGCTCACCAGCGAATTCCGCCGCCACATCGTCAGCGTGGTCGTCAACATGGAAAACCTCGCTCGTGCAAAGGAAGCGTACCGCAAAGTTTCCCGGGCCAGCGAACCCCTGCTCGCCTCCCTGGAAAAATTGACCGATGCATACAGGCGACAAGGGGGCGGCTACGGCGGCACCGCCCTCGGGCTGCTGTTCGCCGTGCTTACCGTGGCCTCCCTGGGCCTCATGGCCAAGGTCCACCTCGACGACGCGCGCCGCCGGGCAATTGAAAACGAGCAAGCCAACCGCCGCAACGAGCAAGCCATTCTCCGCCTGCTGGACGACATGTCGCAGCTCGCCGAAGGTGATCTTACCCGCCACGCCCGCGTAACCGAGGACATCACCGGCGCCATTGCCGATGCGGTCAATTACGCCATCGATGAGCTGCGCAGCCTGGTCAACCAGATCAACCAGGCCGCCAACCAGCTCACCGAGTCGACCCGACAGGGACGTGCGGTCTCCAGCCAGCTCCTGCAGGTGGCGGAAAAGCAGGCCCAGGAAATCCAGGCCACCACGTCTTCGGTGTTGCAGATGGCCGCCTCCATGGACACCGTGTCTGCCAACGCCCAGGAATGCGCCCAAGTGGCCCAGCAGTCGCTCGCCGCTTCTGAGAAAGGCGCCGGTGCTGTGCAGCAATCGATCGCCAGCATGGACGCCCTGCGCGAGCAAATCCAGGAAACCTCCAAGCGGATCAAGCGCCTGGGCGAGAGCTCCCAAGAAATCGGCGAGATCGTGCAGTTGATCGCCGGCATCACCGAACAGACCAACGTGCTGGCGCTCAACGCCGCGATCCAGGCGGCCGCCGCCGGTGAAGCCGGTCGCGGCTTCACCGTGGTGGCGGAGGAAGTGCAACGCCTGGCGGAACGCTCTGCCGAAGCCACGAAGCAGATCAGCGCCATCGTGCGCACGATTCAAAGCGATACCCACGACGCCGTGGTGGCGATGGAAAAAAGCACCCTGGGCGTGGTGGAGGGGGCCAAGCTCACCGACGCCGCTGGCCAAGCCCTCCAGGAGATCAACGCGGTATCCAGGCGCCTTGCAGATCTGGTGGCCCAGATCACCCGCGCCACCGAGGAACAGCTTCAGGTCGCCCAGGCAGTGGCCAGGAACATGCGGGGAATTCTCCACATCACTCAGCAGACCACGAAGGGGACCAAGTGGACCGCCGAGTCCATGGGTCAGATCTACGAGCTGGCCCAGAAGCTCAAAGTCTCCGTATCCGGCTTCAAGGTCTGACGGTCGCCGATCATGAGCGCAAACCTTTCCTTCCAGACCGGGCCTCTCGCCTGGGTCAAGCCGGAGATCGATGCCGCCCTCGAGCGGGCGACCAGATCGCTGAAAAGCTTCTTTGCTGCACCGGAGAACTCGGGAGAGCTGGCCAGTGCGCGGACGAACTTGCGGGAGATCGCCGGCGCGCTCAGCATGATCGGCATGGAGGGACTGTCCCGGTTCGTGACCGAGCTCGACGGCGTGCTGGAGGACCTCGGCGCGCGCCGGGTAGCCCCTACGGCCCCGACCCGGGCCCTCCTGGAGCGGGCCGTCTCCACGGTCATCCAGTACCTGACCGACGTGGCCGAAGGCTGTCCGGACCAGCCGATGAGCCTGCTGCCCACGCTGCGGGACCTGGCGCGCTCGCGCGGTCGGCAGGTCGACGACAAGGAGCTGTTCTACCCTGACCTCAGTCTATTCCCGCCGCCGTTGTCGGACGGACAGGCCGTCTCCGGGCAGGCGCTCGCCGCCCTGGTAAAGCTCCAACGCACCGCCTACCAGCGCGGAATGCTCAACTGGCTCTGGGGGTCCGCGGACGGTCTGGAGATCATGGCCAGAGCCCTCAGCGAGGTGGAACGCGCGCAACCGCAACCTCTCGACCGACGCTTTTGGTGGCTGGCGGGCGGCCTCGTGGAGGGTCTGCTGCACCAGGGTCTGGCCGCAAGCGACGAGGTGAAGAAGCTGTGCGCCCGTGTCGATCGGCAAATGGCGGCCTTCGCCGCCGGCAACGATGCGGTGCCCGAGGCGTTGCTGCGCGACATCCTCTACCACATCGCCCGCTGCGAGCCCGTGACGCCGCGCGTGCGCGAGATCAAGAACCTATACCATTTGGAGCGCTACGTTGCCCCCGCCACCATCGCGGGACTGCTGGAGCTGGACACGGAGCGGGTGGGCCCGCTGCTCAAGGAGGCTCACGAGGTTCTTGCGGCCGCCAAGCAGGCATGGACCAGCTACAGCGCGGGCGAACAAAAGTCTCTCGCCGATTTCCGCACCCATATCGCCCGCTTCCGCGACCTCGCTGCGGACCTCGGGAATCATCCTCTCCTCGAGCTGGCGGAGCTCGTCAAACGCGTCTCCACGGTGCTCAAGGCCCAGAGCGCCCAGCGGCAAGAGCTGATCGCCATGGAGATGGCGACCGCATTGCTGGCCGCGGAGCACGCCCTGGAGCGCTTCACTTCCCTCACGCCGCAAGTCGAGGCGAAGGTGGAGGCCATCACCGGGCGCCTGCTCAACGCCTTGTCCGGCCGCCCCAGCGAGGCAGCCGACCCGGCGCTCGCGGCGTTCGGGCAACGCAACGACGAAACCGAGCTCATCGCCCAGGTGGCGCGGGAGATGAACGCCAACCTCCAGCACGTCGAGCAGATCCTCGACAGCTTTTTCCGCGGCCATGGAGGCGAGGACCAGCTGGCCAGCTTGGATCCGTTCCTGCGGCACGTGGTCGGCGCCTTGCGCATGCTGGGCCTTGAACCCGCAGCGGAGCTGCTCGAGCACTGCACCGCAGTGGTGGCCATGCTGGCGGACCGCCGGCGGGCGCTCTCCCAGCACGAGATCACCCTGCTCGCCGACGGCCTGAGCAGTCTCGGGTTCTACGTCCAAGCGCTCCCCCACGTCACGGCGGAGGAGTTGAAAATGGTGGAGACTGCGCTACAGCGCTTCCGCTCGCAGGCAGTCCCCTCGGCCCAAGGCCCTGAATCCTCCTCGCCCGCGCCCGATCGGCCCCCCACGGCGCCGCAGACGCCGCTTCCGGAATCCTCGCCGGCCCACGCCGGGGCAGCGCTCCCGGCTGCGCGCTCTTCCGGCGCCACCGCCGGCGAGCCCGGGCCAGGGGCCGCCGGCGCCGAGGCCCAGCTCCCCCGGGAACCGGAGGCTGCAACCTCAGCCGCGTCCCCGATGCCGATCGCTCCCGCCGGGCCCTCCGGCAGCAAGGGGCAACTCACCGACAGCGCCACCGCTGCAGATCGGGAGATCGTGGACATCTTTCTCGAGGAAGCGCGGGAAATTCTCGGGGCGATTGCGGAGAACCTGGCGGCATGCCGCGAGCGGCCGGAGGATCGGGAGGCCCTCGCCGCCCTGCGCCGCAGCTTCCACACGCTCAAGGGAAGCGGACGCATGGCCGGCCTTTCCAATCTCGGCGAAGCCGCCTGGACCGTCGAAAACCTGATGAACCAGTGGCTCAAGCTCGAGCGCGAGGCGAGCGTCGAGCTTCTCGATTACCTCTCCGAAGCCCGCGCCGCTTTTGAAGGCTGGGTCGCCGCGCTGGCCGAGCATGGCAGCGTCAGCGTGGATCGCGCCCAGCTCGCCCGCGGCGCCGCTGCGCTCCTGGCGGGGCTGGAAGTCGAGGCGCCGTTGTCCGCCCTCTTGCCTGCCGCAGCACCGAGCGCATCCGTCGCAACGGCGGAACCTCCCAAGATCGCAGCGCCTTCAGAGCCTGCGGCGGCGAGCGTTGTCTTCCCGACCTCGGAAGCGCCGGAGGCTAAGGCGGACGTTCACGATGAACTGAATTTTGTCCCACCACCCTGGTCCACGGCGTCGGCGTCGCCGCCCCAAGAGGCCCCTGTCGTCATTGGCGAGGCCGTCATTTCGCCATCGCTGTATCAGGTCTACCTGCAGGAAGCACGCCAATGCGTCGCCATGCTGAAAGAGGGGTTGGAGCGCCTTGCGCACGATCCGGCTCAACCTCTGCCCGAGGTCCTCACGCGGGCGGCGCATACCCTGGCAGGCAGCTCCAGAACGGCGGGCCTGGGGACGATCGACGCGCTGGCGTCCGCCCTTGAGCGCACCCTGTCCACGCTCCGGATCCATCGCACTGCCGTGGCGCAGCCAGCCATGGCGTTGCTCGCCCAAGGGATAGGCGCACTGGAGCAGGCGGTGGCGCAGGTGGAAGCCCGAGCGTATCCGCCACTCGCAGAGGCTCTGATCCAGGCCCTTCACGCCTTGGAGGAGGAAGCCAGGGTCGCCGCGGGGACCACACCCGGCGCCGATCTGCCCCGTCCAGCGACCGCTACGCCGCCCGAAACCGCGCCCGGGCAAGACCGGCTCATCATCCAAGACGATATCGACCCGCAGCTGTTGCCGATCTTCCTGGAAGAAGCCCATGACCTGGTTCCCCTTCTGGGCGAGGATCTGCGTCATCTTCGCGCCACGCCCGCCGATCAGCAGACGGCCCAGTCGCTGCGCCGGGTTCTGCACACGCTCAAGGGCAGCGCCCGCATGGCCGGAGCCATGCGGCTCGCCGAGCTGGTCCACACCATGGAGAGCGAGGTCGAAGCCGCAGCGGAAGGCGCAGGCTTTGCGGCCTCCACCCTCGAACGGCTGGAAGCGCTGCTCGATCGCCTGGTGGCAACCCTTGAAGGATTGCAGCGGGGCGGCACGCCGGCGCCGGTTCGGGAGCCAGAAACCCCCGCGACCGAAAGCCCGCCTTCGACCCTAGAGAACACGCCCCCGGCCCTGGAATCCCTCGCGCCGGCTGCCGAAGCAATCCCCTCGCTTCAGGCGCAGGAGTTGGCGGCCGCCCAGATCCGCGTCTCCGCCGACACGGTGGACCGCCTGGTGAATCAGGCGGGTGAAATCAGCATCGCTCGCGCCCGCATCGAGGCGCAGGCGCGCCACTTCAAGCAAACATTGCTCGAGCTCACCGACAGCGTAGCGCGCCTGCGCGCTCAACTGCGCGAGATCGAGATCCAAGCGGAGGCGCGGCTGCAAGCGCGGCTTGCCCAGGTGCAGGAGGACGAAGCGAAGTTCGACCCCCTCGAGTTTGACCGCTACACCCGGTTCCAAGAGCTCACCCGTCTCATGGCGGAAAGCGTGCACGACGTGACCACCGTCCAGCAGCACCTGCTGAACGGGCTGGACGAGGTGAACGCCGCGCTGTCCACCCAGGCACGCCTCAACCGCCAGCTCCAGGACGAGCTCATGCATTTGCGCACGGTGCCGTTCCTGCGGGTGGCGGAGCGCCTGCACCGGGTCGCGCGCCAGACCGCGCGGGAGCTCGGCAAACGCGTCCAGCTCGACATCTCCGGCGGCCAGATGGAAGTCGACCGCGGCGTGCTGGAAAAGATCGCGGCACCGCTTGAGCATCTGGTCCGCAACGCTGTCGCCCACGGCATCGAACTCGCGCAGCAGCGCGCAAGAAGCGGAAAGCCCGAAACGGGCCGAATCCAGCTGACCCTGCGCCAGGAGACCAATGACCTTGTCATTTCCATCAGCGATGACGGCGCAGGCCTGAATTATGCCGCCATCCGCGACAAGGCCGTCAAGCTGGGCCTGGTCTCCGCCGACCAAGCGCTTGCCGACGCTGAGCTCGCCCAACTCATCTTCCGGCCGGGATTTTCCACCGCCGAGACAATCACCGAGATCGCCGGCCGCGGCGTCGGGATGGACGTGG carries:
- a CDS encoding serine/threonine-protein kinase, whose protein sequence is MPTGTTAPPSLEYVGKYRIIRELGRGSTCRVYLAQDPFNDREVAIKVIFPHGQGGTRENKRFMRAFMSEAALAGRLKHPHIAAIYDAAMEESYSYLVMEYVPGGTLQQFCDPAHLLPVEQVVEIIFKCCRALDYAMRQGVIHRDVKPGNILVTQGTEIKISDFGTAFLQIADHTQLTGVGSPAYMSPEQIQEKELTHQTDIYSLGVVMYRLLTGRLPYESRHTDKLLDEILHVDPPPPSTHRPAIPAALDRIVMRAMRKEVHERYATWLEFAKDLAAVFSQLHGPGHAAADMEKFSALKQLPFFERFEDSQIWEVLGMATWTRIAKNAVIVQEGTVGESCFILVEGEVQVSRSSTELTRLGPGDCFGLVLYFEERSRARTTTVTALTDCSLLELPAAALNRASEACQAQLNKAFLRLLVNRLERPSKP
- a CDS encoding ABC transporter permease; translated protein: MTLFQELLLALRLLRRDIRAGELRVLASALVIGVASVTTVAFFNDRVRAALEVQANQLLGADLVVAGDRPLPGSFRDQARALGLAQAELVKFPSMAFADSRSLLVDVRAVEQGYPLRGELRVADGARNASTPRSAPPPGTVWVDERVLSRLGVGVGERLGLGERTFTIAGVIDQAPESVVGFLSLGPRVILNLEDLSSTGLVQPGSRIGYRLLVAGAPAAVEAFRAFATRAVGPGQKVESIRDARPEIRSALERAERFLALSSLAAVILAAVAVALAARRYLQRHFDACAVMRCLGASQGSILRLYAGVFLALGIATSTLGSAVGWAAQAGLVRLLAPLVGGELPLPGLTPLAQGYVAGFVLLLGFAMPPLAALARVPTLRVLRRELGVPGSAGVIGYALGILAIAALIFWEAGDLRLGRIVLLGAVAGLLASGMLSWLVVRGLARLSAGASRAWRMGLANLRRRPLSTAVQVAALSMGLMAMLLLTLVRGDLIQSWRASLPPDAPNRFLVNIQPDQREALQRFFEAQGIPAPKTYPMVRARLIAINGRQVSSADYADERAKRLVDREFNLSWAETPQSDNRIVAGRWWRPEDRGRTAFSVEQGIARTLGIRLGDTLTYDIAGVTLSGPVTSLRTVEWDSFRVNFFVVMPPGVLEAYPASDVASFHLPREREEIMNSLVKRFPNLLVIDVAAVLAQVQAMMDQVIRAVEFVFLFTLAAGVLVLYAAIAATRDERLVDAAIMRTLGARAAQLRAVHMVEFAVIGLLAGLVAAFGATAVGWAVSARVLNVPFQTNGAPWIVGIVAGTAGVALAGWLGVRRVVERPPLQVLSATT
- a CDS encoding response regulator produces the protein MTIAPDLGGVKVMVIDDSNTIRRSAELFLSQAGCQVILAEDGFSALTKITEHHPDVIFIDIMMPRLDGYQACALIKRNPRFRSIPVIMLSSKDGVFDRARGRMVGSDEYLTKPFTREDLVNAVRAHVRRSGPIKEIPHGDQKSSCG
- a CDS encoding arylesterase — protein: MTWLLASASAFAAPVIVVLGDSLSSGYGLPTGSGWVTLLEARLRHHGYPHAVVNASVSGETSLGGRNRIAAVLERHHPDIVIVALGGNDGLRGLPPETTRANLAAIIEAAHRRNAQVVLVGMRLPPNYGKAYTEKFQAIFPELSRRYKVPLVPFLLEGFGERRDFFQPDGIHPTAAAQPLMLDNVWPALKPLLAANPSSSRAGGRAP
- a CDS encoding response regulator; its protein translation is MAIKKVLVVEDSATDRQALSEMLKKNGFEVYTAENGEEAVTKADQLKPDLILMDIIMPGTNGFQATRVITRNDATKHIPVIIISSKGQETDKIWGMRQGARDYIVKPVQEAELLRKISALA
- a CDS encoding ABC transporter ATP-binding protein encodes the protein MRQGDKVLLRACGLSKQVHIGPRTLAILSDVSFEVESGEAVAVVGASGSGKTTLLGLLAGLDVPTRGRVYIDGIDVFSLDEDGRAALRRDRIGFVFQSFHLLSAMTALENVMLPMELAGNRHARETALSLLERVGLAERIHHYPKQLSGGEQQRVALARAFAAAPRLLLADEPTGNLDPATGEEIITLMFELNREQGTTLVLVTHDPAVSERCHRRLQLSGGRLLGNGEARP